A single region of the Solwaraspora sp. WMMD406 genome encodes:
- a CDS encoding non-ribosomal peptide synthetase/MFS transporter, whose amino-acid sequence MQRRNGQSPALSFGQERIWFTEQLTPDTAGYIVHSTVRLHGPLDADLLRAALDTCATRHDSLRMCFTENAHGEPQVAVIPQVTVPFTVVTADDEAHARTLVDAAVRTPFDLTTAPLLRVLLVRLGEADQVLHVGMHHIVSDGWSLNLLLAEVAALYGALTDGRPVPPPPSVDYTDYAAWQRDRSDGPAAERELAYWRGALAGVPPLELPTDRPRPAVASYAGDVHRFAFDAELTAGLRRLGRAQRATLYMTLLAGWQALLFRYSGQRDFAVGSPVAGRVVPELEKLVGLFVNTVAIRADLSAKPHDGGDRKDGGSENDDREKGDRENDGEPSFSDLLRRTRNSVVRALSHQEVPFERLVKELNVTRDVSRAPVFQTLFTLQNYSRAATTWPQGLTSTGFGSDAAAARFDLSLYVSETSDGLRGMLVYNTDLFDPDTARQLGAHYETLLRAALARPDLPVVDLPLLDDGQERRLREFATGPTPPADAPRPATAGAVTLADLIDRHVAGSPQAPAVVCGEDRIDYRELDRRANQLAHFLRARGVGPDRLVGICLDQSVELAVALLGVLRAGGAYLPLDPEQPPARLALMLADADPAVVLTSSEIRAELSSGTNQTDPTDRAGQTDPTGGVASQIDRATCLDLINDTLAAQPTHRPESGAGGDHLAYVIYTSGSTGTPKGVAVAHRQVLNYLDGVAERFSIVPASRYALLQSLSFDFSVTVFYLALATGGTVHLVPRRCTGEELADELRTRAIDYLKMTPSHLTALAAEVDPARLLPRRALILGGEAADLGWAAGLARHGVAVFNHYGPTEATVGVTTYPVSADDRGPGAVPIGRPLPYARVHVLDTRMRPVPVGVPGEIYLGGDRLARGYLHQPELTEERFVSDPFGQPGDRLYRTGDRGRWRADGQLVFLGRTDHQVKIRGFRVELGEVEAALRDLPAVHQAAVVLRDDRLVAYLEPTSQEATPDRATPDRATPDRTAPDRTELRRLLADRLPDHMIPSRFCWLDRLPLQDHGKVDRRALPDPVDEQPTGERVEPAGPVETLIAEIWRTVLGVAGVGATDDFFDLGGHSLLATQVVARLRRELPTVTGVGTADARPAVSVMDLFRHRTVRELAGLLTGDGTDRGLLLHELTPPAPDTTRVATLVCVPYGGGSAVVYQPLADALPAGHRLLSVAMPGHDIGLADEPAPIEEVAQGVVAEILDRVDGPLILYGHCGPGGALAVEVARRLEAAGRDLDAVYLGAVFPFGRPSGGIFGPLLRLRLVERIRSDRIYRTWLQAQGTSIGSLDPDEVAFLIKAMRHDARVSEDYFTALLRDQVTKLRAPVISVVGERDRGTDFYEERFQEWHFLSDRTALAVIDEAGHYFLKYRAEELADIVTGVHHRPATPTNAVDPPTPTNAVDPAWRLQAVSDRRPAAADTATSDGSARPAVAPPAGPQPSLRRFGLVAAGQIITTTGTAMTNFAVPLWIYLETGSLARFALFSIVSLLPGLVLAPLAGAVIDRTSRRRILLLSSVGAGGAKAVMAGLLIADQAQIWHFYLLVGWLSVVLAFQRLSFVSAVPQLVPKRFLGHANGLTQTAVGLTQFMVPLLAVALLEAVGLRGIMIIDVVAYVFAIAVLIAIRFPRTLALQRRESLGQEILGGLRYSLRRREFRGMLAFFAALNLFLFPVLFLLSPLVLGFADLAQVAQIALTGGVGAALGGLVMLVWGGPRRYRMRAVLIGTLGIAVACVLTGLRPSLLVIGAGAFGMYCSLGLVNGIYNTIIQIKVPARFHGRVFALNQMVAWSTMPLGWGVIAPLATSLMEPLLMPDGALASSVGVVIGVGPGRGIALLYVVFGLGIALTAIVSLRTRVLSRFDDEVPDAPPDDLIGIEARQARIAAGAR is encoded by the coding sequence ATGCAGCGCCGAAACGGGCAAAGTCCGGCATTATCGTTCGGTCAGGAACGGATCTGGTTCACCGAGCAACTGACTCCTGACACAGCCGGTTACATCGTGCACAGCACCGTACGGCTACACGGACCACTCGACGCCGACCTGCTCCGCGCCGCGCTCGACACCTGTGCGACCCGGCACGACAGCCTGCGCATGTGCTTCACCGAGAACGCCCACGGCGAACCGCAGGTAGCGGTGATTCCACAGGTCACCGTACCGTTCACGGTGGTCACGGCGGACGACGAGGCGCACGCCCGGACGCTCGTCGACGCCGCCGTGCGGACCCCGTTCGACCTGACCACCGCTCCACTGCTGCGGGTCCTGCTGGTCCGGCTCGGCGAGGCCGACCAGGTCCTGCACGTCGGAATGCACCACATCGTCAGTGACGGGTGGTCACTCAACCTGCTCCTTGCCGAGGTGGCCGCCCTCTACGGCGCGCTCACCGACGGCCGGCCGGTTCCGCCACCGCCGTCGGTGGACTACACCGACTACGCGGCCTGGCAGCGCGACCGCAGCGACGGGCCGGCCGCCGAACGCGAACTCGCCTACTGGCGTGGCGCGCTCGCCGGGGTGCCGCCCCTGGAACTGCCGACCGACCGGCCGCGACCCGCCGTCGCCTCGTACGCCGGCGACGTCCACCGGTTCGCCTTCGACGCCGAGCTAACCGCCGGACTGCGCCGCCTGGGCCGGGCTCAGCGGGCCACGCTCTACATGACGCTGCTCGCCGGCTGGCAGGCGCTGCTGTTCCGCTACAGCGGTCAGCGGGATTTCGCGGTGGGTTCCCCGGTGGCCGGCCGGGTGGTGCCGGAGCTGGAGAAGCTGGTCGGTCTGTTCGTCAACACGGTCGCGATCCGGGCCGACCTGTCGGCCAAGCCGCACGACGGCGGCGACCGCAAGGACGGTGGCAGCGAGAACGACGACCGCGAGAAGGGCGACCGCGAGAACGACGGCGAGCCCAGCTTCAGCGACCTGCTGCGACGTACCCGCAACAGTGTGGTGCGCGCGCTCAGCCATCAGGAAGTGCCGTTCGAACGGCTGGTCAAGGAACTCAACGTGACCCGCGACGTCAGCCGCGCTCCGGTGTTCCAGACCCTGTTCACCCTGCAGAACTACTCGCGGGCCGCCACCACCTGGCCGCAGGGCCTGACCAGTACGGGGTTCGGCAGCGACGCGGCGGCGGCGCGGTTCGACCTGTCCCTGTACGTCAGCGAAACCAGCGACGGGCTGCGGGGAATGCTCGTCTACAACACCGACCTGTTCGACCCGGACACCGCCCGCCAGCTCGGCGCCCACTACGAGACACTGCTGCGGGCCGCGCTCGCCCGACCCGACCTCCCCGTGGTCGACCTGCCGCTGCTCGACGACGGGCAGGAGCGGCGGCTACGCGAGTTCGCGACCGGCCCGACCCCACCGGCGGACGCGCCCCGGCCGGCGACCGCCGGGGCGGTCACCCTGGCCGACCTGATCGACCGGCACGTCGCGGGCAGCCCGCAGGCACCAGCGGTGGTCTGCGGCGAGGACCGGATCGACTACCGGGAGCTGGACCGCCGGGCCAACCAGCTCGCACACTTCCTGCGGGCGCGGGGAGTCGGACCGGACCGACTGGTCGGGATCTGTCTCGACCAGTCGGTGGAGCTGGCCGTGGCGCTGCTCGGTGTGCTGCGGGCCGGTGGCGCGTACCTGCCGCTCGACCCGGAGCAGCCGCCGGCCCGGTTGGCGCTGATGCTGGCCGACGCCGATCCGGCCGTGGTGCTGACCAGCAGCGAGATCCGGGCCGAGTTGTCGAGTGGCACCAACCAGACCGACCCGACCGACCGGGCGGGCCAGACCGACCCGACCGGCGGGGTCGCGTCGCAGATCGACCGGGCCACCTGTCTGGATCTGATCAACGACACCCTGGCGGCCCAGCCGACGCACCGACCGGAGAGCGGGGCCGGCGGCGACCACCTCGCCTACGTCATCTACACCTCGGGTTCCACCGGCACCCCGAAGGGGGTGGCGGTCGCCCACCGACAGGTGCTCAACTACCTCGACGGGGTCGCCGAACGCTTCTCGATCGTCCCCGCGAGCCGGTACGCGTTGCTGCAGTCGCTGTCGTTCGACTTCAGCGTCACCGTGTTCTACCTCGCCCTGGCAACCGGTGGGACCGTACACCTGGTGCCTCGCCGGTGCACCGGCGAGGAGCTCGCCGACGAGCTACGTACCCGGGCGATCGACTACCTCAAGATGACCCCGTCGCACCTGACCGCACTGGCCGCCGAGGTCGACCCGGCCCGCCTGCTCCCCCGCCGGGCGCTCATCCTCGGCGGCGAGGCGGCCGACCTGGGCTGGGCGGCCGGTCTGGCCCGGCACGGCGTGGCGGTGTTCAACCACTACGGGCCGACCGAGGCCACCGTCGGCGTCACCACCTACCCGGTGTCGGCCGACGACCGGGGGCCGGGGGCCGTCCCGATCGGCCGGCCGCTGCCGTACGCCCGGGTCCACGTGCTCGACACCCGAATGCGCCCGGTGCCGGTCGGCGTCCCCGGCGAGATCTATCTCGGCGGCGACCGACTTGCCCGGGGCTATCTGCACCAGCCGGAACTGACCGAGGAACGGTTCGTGTCGGATCCGTTCGGCCAGCCGGGTGACCGCCTCTACCGCACCGGCGACCGGGGCCGCTGGCGGGCCGACGGGCAGCTGGTCTTCCTCGGCCGCACCGACCACCAGGTCAAGATCCGCGGCTTCCGGGTGGAACTCGGCGAGGTGGAGGCGGCGCTGCGCGACCTGCCCGCCGTCCACCAGGCGGCGGTGGTCCTGCGCGACGACCGGCTGGTCGCCTACCTGGAACCGACCTCGCAGGAGGCAACGCCCGACCGAGCCACGCCCGACCGAGCCACGCCGGACCGGACCGCGCCGGACCGGACCGAACTGCGTCGGCTGCTCGCCGACCGGTTGCCCGACCACATGATCCCGAGCCGGTTTTGCTGGTTGGACCGGCTGCCGTTGCAGGATCACGGCAAGGTCGATCGCCGGGCCCTGCCGGATCCGGTCGACGAGCAGCCCACCGGGGAACGGGTCGAGCCCGCCGGGCCGGTGGAGACGCTGATCGCCGAGATCTGGCGGACGGTGTTGGGCGTCGCCGGTGTCGGCGCCACCGACGACTTCTTCGACCTGGGCGGTCATTCGCTGTTGGCCACCCAGGTGGTGGCGCGGCTGCGGCGGGAACTACCGACGGTCACCGGGGTCGGCACCGCCGACGCCCGGCCGGCGGTCAGCGTCATGGACCTGTTCCGGCACCGGACCGTACGGGAACTCGCCGGCCTGCTCACCGGGGACGGCACCGACCGCGGCCTGCTGCTGCACGAGCTGACCCCGCCGGCGCCGGACACGACCCGGGTGGCCACCCTGGTCTGCGTGCCGTACGGCGGCGGCAGCGCCGTCGTCTACCAGCCCCTCGCCGACGCGCTGCCGGCCGGTCACCGGCTGCTGTCAGTGGCGATGCCCGGTCACGACATCGGACTGGCCGACGAACCGGCACCGATCGAGGAAGTCGCGCAGGGGGTGGTCGCCGAGATCCTGGATCGGGTCGACGGACCGCTGATCCTGTACGGCCACTGTGGTCCTGGTGGCGCGCTCGCCGTCGAGGTGGCTCGTCGGCTGGAGGCGGCCGGACGCGACCTGGACGCGGTCTATCTGGGCGCGGTGTTCCCGTTCGGCCGTCCGAGCGGCGGGATCTTCGGGCCGCTGCTGCGGCTACGGCTGGTCGAGCGGATCCGCAGTGACCGGATCTACCGAACCTGGCTACAGGCCCAAGGTACGTCTATCGGTTCGTTGGACCCGGACGAGGTGGCGTTCCTGATCAAGGCGATGCGGCACGACGCCCGGGTCTCCGAGGACTACTTCACCGCGTTGTTGCGCGATCAGGTGACGAAGCTGCGGGCACCGGTGATCTCGGTGGTCGGGGAACGCGACCGGGGGACCGACTTCTACGAGGAACGTTTCCAGGAGTGGCATTTCCTCAGCGACCGGACCGCGCTGGCGGTGATCGACGAGGCCGGGCACTACTTCCTGAAATACCGGGCCGAGGAGCTGGCCGACATCGTGACCGGCGTTCACCACCGGCCGGCCACGCCGACGAACGCCGTCGATCCACCCACGCCGACGAACGCCGTCGATCCGGCCTGGCGGCTGCAGGCGGTCTCCGATCGCCGGCCAGCGGCGGCCGACACGGCGACGTCGGACGGGTCGGCCCGGCCGGCCGTGGCACCGCCGGCCGGGCCGCAGCCGAGCCTGCGCCGGTTCGGCCTGGTCGCGGCCGGTCAGATCATCACCACCACGGGTACGGCGATGACCAACTTCGCCGTACCGTTGTGGATCTATCTGGAGACCGGCTCGCTGGCCCGCTTCGCGCTCTTCTCGATCGTCAGCCTGTTGCCCGGCCTGGTGCTGGCACCGCTGGCCGGCGCGGTGATCGACCGGACCAGCCGGCGACGAATCCTGTTGCTGTCCAGCGTCGGTGCCGGCGGAGCCAAGGCGGTGATGGCCGGGCTGCTGATCGCCGACCAGGCTCAGATATGGCACTTCTACCTACTGGTCGGCTGGCTGTCGGTGGTGCTGGCCTTCCAACGGTTGTCGTTCGTGTCGGCGGTGCCGCAGCTGGTGCCGAAACGCTTCCTCGGACACGCCAACGGTCTGACCCAGACCGCGGTTGGTTTGACCCAGTTCATGGTGCCGCTGCTCGCGGTCGCACTGCTGGAGGCGGTCGGACTACGCGGCATCATGATCATCGACGTGGTGGCGTACGTCTTCGCCATCGCCGTGCTGATCGCCATCCGCTTCCCCCGTACGCTGGCCCTGCAGCGCAGGGAAAGCCTCGGCCAGGAAATCCTCGGCGGGCTGCGGTACTCGCTGCGCCGGCGCGAGTTCCGGGGCATGCTCGCCTTCTTCGCCGCGCTCAACCTGTTCTTGTTCCCGGTGTTGTTCCTGCTCTCCCCGCTGGTGCTCGGCTTCGCCGACCTGGCCCAGGTGGCGCAGATCGCCCTCACCGGCGGCGTCGGCGCGGCGCTCGGCGGCCTGGTGATGCTGGTCTGGGGCGGGCCGCGTCGATACCGCATGCGGGCGGTGCTGATCGGCACGCTCGGCATCGCGGTGGCCTGTGTGCTCACCGGGCTGCGTCCCAGCCTGCTGGTGATCGGAGCCGGCGCCTTCGGCATGTACTGCTCGCTCGGCCTGGTCAACGGCATCTACAACACGATCATCCAGATCAAGGTGCCGGCGCGGTTCCACGGTCGGGTGTTCGCGCTCAACCAGATGGTCGCCTGGTCGACGATGCCACTCGGGTGGGGAGTGATCGCGCCGCTGGCCACCAGTTTGATGGAGCCGCTGCTGATGCCCGACGGCGCGCTCGCCTCGTCGGTCGGCGTCGTCATCGGAGTGGGTCCCGGGCGCGGCATCGCCCTGCTCTACGTCGTCTTCGGGCTGGGCATCGCGCTGACCGCGATCGTCTCGCTGCGGACCCGGGTGCTGTCCCGTTTCGACGACGAGGTCCCGGACGCGCCGCCGGACGACCTGATCGGCATCGAGGCCCGCCAGGCCCGGATCGCGGCGGGTGCGCGGTGA
- a CDS encoding condensation domain-containing protein produces the protein MRFADAVVPAEWATGELAHAEFHGGRTETGPMTWAQQVMWRAAALSKTQHLFLNLRRVLPVPRRAVADVSSVVHAIGLLVSRHGALRTRVREIDAAACQETAAAGQLPVLLVDGAGDGSGDGSEAARELIRTLGDAAFDHGREWPVRFALVVVDGRVRQIVVVFSHSTVDAYAVDVVLRDLRLILLRGELRTPAGWQSMDVARQQHGPDQWRSRRAVRYWTRQYARLSGTPLDEIGPELAPRLRRGVLVSSAVAISARMIAARHGVTVSTVLLAATTALAAGPAGRDLCGLFNMSHNRFRPEYATAVANLGQIGFCVLDVSDRPSFFALLPRIYQVALDGYLHAYYDTAAMRRSFEEIGHDYATAFLPYYYFNDVRLPGGNALDDAVNVPESAVRAATVGSTFRWTDGLDRSSWHLLTHVVDEPDAVGLTLSVDTRFRTPDTVEPFLRELEALLVEAAYRDVPWPWRPPAGHRS, from the coding sequence ATGCGATTCGCGGACGCGGTAGTCCCCGCTGAGTGGGCGACGGGTGAGCTGGCCCATGCCGAGTTCCACGGTGGTCGGACCGAGACCGGGCCGATGACCTGGGCGCAGCAGGTCATGTGGCGGGCCGCCGCGTTGTCGAAGACTCAACACCTCTTCCTCAACCTGCGCCGGGTGCTGCCGGTGCCCCGGCGCGCCGTCGCCGACGTGTCCAGCGTGGTGCACGCGATCGGCCTGCTGGTCAGCCGGCATGGCGCCCTGCGTACCCGGGTGCGGGAGATCGACGCCGCGGCGTGTCAGGAGACCGCTGCCGCCGGTCAGCTTCCCGTTCTGCTGGTCGACGGTGCCGGCGACGGCAGTGGCGACGGCAGCGAGGCCGCCCGTGAGCTGATCCGGACGCTCGGCGACGCCGCGTTCGACCACGGTCGGGAGTGGCCGGTCCGGTTCGCCTTGGTGGTCGTCGACGGTCGGGTCCGGCAGATCGTCGTCGTCTTCAGCCACTCTACGGTGGATGCGTACGCGGTCGACGTGGTGCTCCGCGACCTGCGGCTGATCCTGCTGCGTGGCGAGCTTCGCACTCCGGCCGGTTGGCAGTCGATGGACGTGGCCCGCCAGCAACATGGTCCGGACCAGTGGCGGTCGCGGCGCGCGGTGCGGTACTGGACCCGGCAGTACGCCCGGCTGTCGGGCACGCCACTGGACGAAATCGGTCCGGAGCTAGCGCCTCGGCTGCGTCGCGGCGTGCTCGTCTCCTCTGCCGTCGCCATCTCGGCCCGGATGATCGCCGCCCGACACGGAGTCACCGTCTCCACCGTTCTGTTGGCCGCGACCACCGCGCTCGCCGCCGGACCGGCCGGTCGTGACCTTTGCGGATTGTTCAACATGTCACACAACCGCTTCCGACCGGAGTACGCCACTGCGGTCGCCAACCTCGGCCAGATCGGATTTTGTGTGCTCGACGTTTCCGACCGACCGAGTTTCTTCGCGTTGTTACCACGGATCTATCAGGTAGCGCTAGACGGCTATTTGCACGCCTACTACGACACCGCCGCGATGCGCCGTAGCTTCGAGGAAATCGGGCACGACTACGCTACGGCGTTTCTGCCCTACTACTATTTCAACGATGTACGGCTTCCCGGCGGCAATGCGCTGGACGACGCGGTGAACGTCCCCGAGAGCGCGGTGCGCGCCGCGACCGTAGGCAGCACGTTCCGCTGGACCGACGGACTGGACCGGTCCTCCTGGCACCTGCTCACCCACGTCGTCGACGAGCCGGACGCGGTCGGCCTCACCCTCAGCGTCGACACCCGGTTCCGGACGCCCGACACGGTCGAGCCGTTCCTGCGCGAGCTGGAGGCGTTGCTGGTCGAAGCCGCCTACCGCGACGTGCCCTGGCCCTGGCGGCCGCCGGCCGGCCACCGGAGCTGA
- a CDS encoding condensation domain-containing protein, whose product MISASFAGHRTVSAPLTWGQRAIWRNLDEFANPYTVLNLPRTLRVPDRAAAGVGDVSTAIGRLVDRHESLRTRFHPGDGTLRQVASAGGELPVRVRTVPAADSDPDGARAAGELAAELAAAPFDHQGEWPLRAGLVVVGERVRQVALVFSHAAADFHAAEIALRDLRLLLLRGSVPTPAGWQSVDIAEHEQHHEGPRAQRAATYWLDQYARLPAEMFPPVGPGSVPRYRVGRLVSGAVGVAARSLAARHRVSTATVLLAAIAAGVSARGDLPGCGMVMMSSNRFRDRYRAAVATLNQLGVCHVDLADRPRFAEVLIRAWHASLAGYRYAYYDPAVLIERFAAHGHDLYTALAPFCYLNDIRLPYDPQSSRSVEPVDPAALRALAERSSFTWAPPPDRFAWRCRIQVLDAPNAAVELVVTADTVHLPAPDAERLLRGVEATLVEAAGDDAAPGWWPVD is encoded by the coding sequence GTGATCAGTGCATCCTTCGCCGGGCACCGTACGGTCAGCGCGCCGTTGACCTGGGGCCAGCGGGCCATCTGGCGCAACCTGGACGAGTTCGCCAACCCGTACACCGTCCTCAACCTGCCGCGCACCCTGCGCGTGCCGGACCGCGCGGCGGCCGGGGTCGGCGACGTGAGTACGGCGATCGGTCGGCTGGTCGACCGGCACGAGTCGCTGCGGACCCGGTTTCACCCGGGTGACGGCACCCTGCGCCAGGTCGCCTCGGCCGGCGGGGAGCTGCCGGTACGGGTGCGGACCGTACCGGCGGCGGACAGTGATCCGGACGGCGCGCGGGCGGCGGGTGAACTCGCCGCCGAACTCGCCGCCGCGCCCTTCGACCACCAGGGCGAGTGGCCGCTGCGGGCCGGGCTGGTCGTGGTCGGCGAGCGGGTACGTCAGGTGGCGTTGGTGTTCAGTCACGCGGCGGCCGACTTCCACGCCGCCGAGATCGCGCTGCGCGACCTGCGGCTGCTGCTGTTGCGGGGGTCGGTGCCGACGCCGGCCGGCTGGCAGTCGGTCGACATCGCCGAGCACGAGCAGCACCACGAGGGCCCGCGCGCCCAGCGGGCGGCCACCTACTGGCTCGACCAGTACGCCCGGCTACCGGCGGAGATGTTCCCGCCGGTCGGCCCGGGGTCGGTTCCCCGCTACCGCGTCGGCCGGCTGGTATCCGGAGCCGTCGGCGTCGCCGCTCGGTCGCTCGCGGCGCGACATCGGGTGAGCACCGCGACCGTCCTGCTGGCGGCGATCGCCGCCGGGGTGAGTGCGCGCGGTGACCTGCCGGGCTGCGGGATGGTGATGATGTCCAGCAACCGGTTCCGGGATCGGTACCGTGCCGCCGTCGCCACGCTCAACCAGCTCGGGGTCTGCCACGTGGATCTGGCGGACCGGCCGCGCTTCGCCGAGGTGCTGATCCGCGCCTGGCACGCGTCGCTGGCCGGCTACCGTTACGCCTACTACGACCCGGCGGTGCTGATCGAGCGGTTCGCCGCACACGGGCACGATCTCTACACCGCGTTGGCGCCGTTCTGCTACCTCAACGACATTCGGCTGCCGTACGACCCGCAGTCGAGCCGGTCGGTCGAGCCGGTCGATCCGGCCGCCCTGCGGGCGCTGGCCGAGCGGAGCTCCTTCACGTGGGCTCCACCGCCGGACCGGTTCGCCTGGCGATGCCGGATCCAGGTGCTGGACGCCCCGAACGCGGCGGTGGAACTCGTGGTGACCGCGGACACCGTCCACCTGCCGGCGCCCGACGCGGAGCGGCTGCTGCGCGGGGTCGAAGCGACGCTCGTCGAAGCCGCCGGCGACGACGCCGCGCCGGGCTGGTGGCCCGTCGACTAG
- a CDS encoding winged helix-turn-helix domain-containing protein, translating to MLSAFGLSETAERIYLALVDGPSGSLPELAERLAADPADLDQAVVDLQHAGLVRLTDGRVGAAPPELAIDALLTQRTRQLQEARVSLREWLRQRAAGPADQGVRMVVGAAAITQTFDQFLRGAQEEVLGFDRPPYATDYYDNPTELELLERGIRFRVVYDRRVLERPHAVEQIGRFVAAGEQARVATDVPGKLAVADRRVALLSFPGRDDSAEPWALMVQGATWVDVLVALFAEVWDRATPLRLAPAGGVLDDADRWTVPTATDRRILSLLMTGLPDKAVASQLGMSLRTVQRRLRQLMDVTGSATRMQLGWYAARNDWL from the coding sequence GTGCTGAGCGCGTTCGGGCTGTCCGAAACGGCCGAACGGATCTATCTGGCGCTGGTCGACGGACCGTCGGGTAGCCTGCCGGAACTCGCCGAACGGCTCGCCGCCGATCCGGCCGACCTGGATCAGGCGGTGGTCGACCTGCAACACGCCGGTCTGGTCCGCCTCACCGACGGGCGGGTCGGTGCGGCACCGCCGGAGCTGGCTATCGACGCACTGCTCACGCAGCGGACGCGGCAACTGCAGGAAGCCCGGGTCAGCCTGCGGGAATGGCTGCGACAGCGGGCCGCCGGGCCGGCGGACCAAGGCGTACGGATGGTGGTCGGCGCGGCGGCGATCACCCAGACCTTCGACCAGTTCCTGCGCGGCGCGCAGGAAGAGGTGCTGGGTTTCGACCGCCCGCCGTACGCCACCGACTACTACGACAACCCGACCGAGCTGGAGCTGCTGGAGCGGGGGATCCGGTTTCGGGTGGTCTACGACCGGCGGGTGTTGGAGCGGCCGCACGCGGTCGAACAGATCGGTCGCTTCGTCGCCGCCGGTGAACAGGCCCGGGTCGCCACCGACGTACCCGGCAAGCTCGCCGTCGCAGACCGCCGGGTAGCGCTGCTGTCGTTTCCCGGCCGGGACGACTCGGCCGAACCATGGGCGCTGATGGTGCAGGGCGCCACCTGGGTCGATGTGCTGGTCGCCCTCTTCGCCGAGGTGTGGGACCGGGCCACGCCACTGCGGCTCGCCCCAGCCGGTGGTGTCCTCGACGACGCCGACCGCTGGACGGTGCCGACCGCGACCGACCGCCGGATCCTGTCCCTGCTGATGACCGGGCTGCCGGACAAGGCGGTGGCCAGCCAGCTCGGCATGTCCCTGCGTACCGTCCAGCGGCGGCTGCGCCAGCTGATGGACGTCACCGGCAGCGCCACCCGGATGCAGCTCGGCTGGTACGCCGCCCGCAACGACTGGCTGTGA